Part of the Bacillota bacterium genome is shown below.
GCACACGGCCCGCCGCGAGATGGTCTGGCTCCGGCACCGGGGTGCGATCCCCCGGCGCAAATTGTCGGGAGCGCTGTTCGCCCGGCGTCTTAGCAGTTGATAAAACGCTATGCTTTTTGGAACGGTTAGTACCCAAGGCGCCTTGTCCTCTCACAACCTGCAGGAACTGGGTTTTTCCAGGGACAAGGAATGGTGGCTCAGTCCTGGATACGACCAGGCCGGAAAACGGATCAACCTGGAGCTCCAGGCCGAAGTGGGCAGCCTGAGGCTTACCAGGTACTAGTTGGAAGAGGGGTATCAGGCCATTGACTCAAGGTGAACCCCCAGCCCGTCCCCCCCACGGCCTGCGCCGCCACATAGTCGCGCTGGCATGGCCTGTGGCAGCGGAGATGGCCCTCCAGACGGCAACCCAGATGGTGGACATGGTTATGGTGGGGCGCCTGGGTCCTGAGGCCATCGCAGCGGTGGGCCTGAGTTTCCGCCCCGTGTTCATACCCTATGCGGGAGTGCTGGGCTTCGGCGCCGGGGTGGCCGCGGTCATCGCCCGGCACATTGGTGCCGGGGAGCACCGCCAGGCATCCCGGGCAGCCGCCCAGGCCATCCTCTCCTTCGCCATGGTAGCCGTAGCCGTTTCCCTTGGCTTCTTCATATGGGCCACCAGGATAATGACCCTCATGGGCGCCACCGGTGAAGTGGTGGACATGGGCCGCCTCTACCTCTGGGGCCTCTCCCCCGGCCTGGGTTTCTTGTTCCTTGCCCTCACCATGACCTTTGCGCTAAGGGGCGCTGGGGACACCAAGACCCCTCTCAAGGTAAACGCGCTGGCCAATGTCCTCAACGTGTTTTTGAACTGGGTTCTCATCTTCGGGCACCTGGGCTTCCCCGCCCTTGGACTCCTCGGAGCCGGGCTGGCCACCAGCATAGCCCGGACCATGGCCGCCATAAGCCTTCTGGTATTCATGCTCAGGGGCAGCTCGGGACTGAACCTCCTGGCAGCGGACTTTGCCCGCCTGGATACGAATGTCATCCGCAGGATGCTGAGGATAGGGCTCCCAGCCATCGTGGAGAGGCTGAACCTCAGCACTGCTCAGGCAGTTCACCTCAGGATTGTGGCGGCCCTGGGCACGACCGCGGTAGCCAGCGCGACGGTGGCGTCCATGGTCGAGTTGATCTCCTTCATGCCTGCCATCGGGTTTTCCGTGGCGGCCGCCACCACCGTGGGCCAGTCACTGGGTGCCTCCCAACCCGAAAGGGCCCAAGCCTACGCCTGGGAATCCACAAGGGTCTGCGCCGTATTCATGGGCTTCATGGGGCTACTTTTCGGCCTTTTCCCCGGTATCCTGGTGAGGGCCTTCACTGGCGACCCTGTTGTAGCCGGGCAGGGAGCTATGCTCCTCAGGATAGTCGCCTTCTCCCAGGTCTTCACCGGGATCGGCCACACCCTGGCCGGGGCCCTCCGGGGCGCAGGGGACACCAGGACGGTCTTCCTGGTAACTGTGGCAGCCTCCTGGGGCGTGAGGGTAGCCATGGCCGCCCTCATGGTGCGAATGGGCCTCGGGCTCACTGGGGCTTGGATAGCTATCCTGCTCGACTGGATTGTTCAAGCTGCGGGGACAGCGTGGTTCTTCAGGCGAGGCAAGTGGAAGGGGATGGTTCTGTGAAATTGCTGGACACCCGTATATTGACGTACCTGTTCCTGGTGGGAGCACCCATCACCTGGGGTGGCTCCTTCGTGGCGGGAAAGGCAGCCGTGCAGGAGATACCCCCTTTTGCCCTGGCTTTCATCCGCTTCGCCGCCAGTTCGCTGATCCTGGTGCCATGGGTCCTCCGCAAGGAAGGGAAGAAGGCCCTGCCTGGCAGGAAGCATATCCCTCTCCTTGTCTTCCTGGGCTTCACAGGGGCGTTCCTCTACAACATCTTCTTCCTCTACGGCCTGAAGTTCAACCCAGCTGGTGAGAGCTCCCTGGTCATAGCCACAAACCCCATTCTCACCACCATTGCGGGAGCCCTCTTCCTCCGGGAGAGGCTCACAGCCATCCAGGGAGTAGCTCTGGCCCTGGCGTTCCTCGGAGCCATGATCACAGTGACCAAGGCTTCACCCTCCATGCTCCTGTCCGGGGGGATAGGGCCCCACCAGCTCCTCCTGTTCGGGGCCCCAGTGTGCTGGGCCGCCTTCACAGTGGCAGGGAAGAAGGCCATGGCCCACTACTCCCCCGTGACCTCCGTGGCCTACACCTGCGTGGCAGGCACCCTGTTCTTCCTGCCCTTTGCCATTCCCCAGATCTTTGGCACACCTTGGGCCCGCCTCTCACTGGTAGCCTGGGGCTCTCTGGTCTACCTGACCATCCTCGTGACGGTGCTGGCCTTCGTCTGGTGGTACGCAGGGGTTGAAAGGCTAGGGGCAACCCGGGCTGCGGTCTTCGTCAACCTGGTGCCTATATCAGGCATGATCACGGCAGCCGTGCTCCTGGCGGAGCCCCTCCTGCCAGTACACATTGTTGGGGCGGCCATGGTTATCGGGGGTGTTATACTCAACCAGAGGGCGGTCTAGATGACGGCATAACCCCGGAACAGAAGTTATTCATAGCCTGCACCTATCGTGCGTCCAAGCAACTCTTTCTCATGTTATACTTGAGGTGTCAACCGTAAACTTGAGCGAGGTGACGGGACTGGTGTCGAATAGGGCTCGTGACTGGTTGCGGCAATCTGCCCGAGACCTGGAGCAGGCCGAGGACTCCCTGCGGGCAGGACGTCATGAGTGGGCCTGCTTTGCCGCCCACCAAGCTGCGGAGAAGGCAGCAAAGGCCTTGCACCTTCATCTTGGCCAGGAAGCCTGGGGGCACGTGGTTGCCAAGATCCTCTCCGAACTGGGCACCCATTGCGCAGTCCCGCAACACCTTATTGAAAAGGGCCGTGTGCTTGATAATTTCTACGTTCCCTCCCGCTATCCCAATGGACACGTTGAGGGGGCCCCTTTTGAGCACTACGGGCCCATCCAGAGCAAGGAGGCGCTGGACTTTGCCCGTGAGATCGTTGAGTTCACCCGTGTTCACATGGCCTGATGCACAGTCTGTTGAAAAAGCGATAAGGCGCTGGGCTGAAGAGATCATCGATAAGTTCAAAAATATTGTTCGATTGGGCTACTTCGGATCATACGCCCGTGGTGACTGGGGGGTGGGCAGTGATCTGGATCTCGTGATTGTG
Proteins encoded:
- a CDS encoding MATE family efflux transporter, with protein sequence MTQGEPPARPPHGLRRHIVALAWPVAAEMALQTATQMVDMVMVGRLGPEAIAAVGLSFRPVFIPYAGVLGFGAGVAAVIARHIGAGEHRQASRAAAQAILSFAMVAVAVSLGFFIWATRIMTLMGATGEVVDMGRLYLWGLSPGLGFLFLALTMTFALRGAGDTKTPLKVNALANVLNVFLNWVLIFGHLGFPALGLLGAGLATSIARTMAAISLLVFMLRGSSGLNLLAADFARLDTNVIRRMLRIGLPAIVERLNLSTAQAVHLRIVAALGTTAVASATVASMVELISFMPAIGFSVAAATTVGQSLGASQPERAQAYAWESTRVCAVFMGFMGLLFGLFPGILVRAFTGDPVVAGQGAMLLRIVAFSQVFTGIGHTLAGALRGAGDTRTVFLVTVAASWGVRVAMAALMVRMGLGLTGAWIAILLDWIVQAAGTAWFFRRGKWKGMVL
- a CDS encoding DMT family transporter, giving the protein MKLLDTRILTYLFLVGAPITWGGSFVAGKAAVQEIPPFALAFIRFAASSLILVPWVLRKEGKKALPGRKHIPLLVFLGFTGAFLYNIFFLYGLKFNPAGESSLVIATNPILTTIAGALFLRERLTAIQGVALALAFLGAMITVTKASPSMLLSGGIGPHQLLLFGAPVCWAAFTVAGKKAMAHYSPVTSVAYTCVAGTLFFLPFAIPQIFGTPWARLSLVAWGSLVYLTILVTVLAFVWWYAGVERLGATRAAVFVNLVPISGMITAAVLLAEPLLPVHIVGAAMVIGGVILNQRAV
- a CDS encoding HEPN domain-containing protein, which codes for MSNRARDWLRQSARDLEQAEDSLRAGRHEWACFAAHQAAEKAAKALHLHLGQEAWGHVVAKILSELGTHCAVPQHLIEKGRVLDNFYVPSRYPNGHVEGAPFEHYGPIQSKEALDFAREIVEFTRVHMA
- a CDS encoding nucleotidyltransferase domain-containing protein, with the protein product MRSLSSPVFTWPDAQSVEKAIRRWAEEIIDKFKNIVRLGYFGSYARGDWGVGSDLDLVIVVDESPVPFMERGVKFDTTGLPVPVDLLVYTVQEWQALPRTSPRFADSLAREAVWVYCT